A stretch of Bacillus pseudomycoides DNA encodes these proteins:
- a CDS encoding Yip1 family protein yields METNTALNDDLTKKPSIFNMITSPTLQFQRMRTQKPIIPPLIIILLLTIITSALISYVTLNNPAIKQMNDNSTFQLPTHITFLTTFGFAVISGIISVFCVPIFYKNIMIFFGIDTTYKDLLCVTLYSVFIMKLGMLLNGTIAVLLGDYQFSYTSLAPLLTNNLILHAMAQRIDIFAIWYYIVLGIGLYILTGLHKRKIIILVIILFIITTALMSIGGIMQEIMKPSM; encoded by the coding sequence TATTCAACATGATCACTTCACCTACACTACAATTCCAAAGGATGCGTACACAAAAGCCCATTATCCCACCATTAATCATTATTTTGCTTTTAACAATTATTACGAGCGCCCTTATCTCATATGTCACACTAAATAATCCTGCGATAAAACAAATGAATGATAATTCGACTTTTCAACTTCCTACTCATATTACTTTCTTAACTACTTTCGGCTTTGCTGTAATTAGCGGAATTATATCTGTGTTTTGCGTCCCTATTTTCTACAAAAACATCATGATATTTTTTGGAATCGATACAACGTACAAAGATTTACTTTGCGTTACACTCTATTCCGTATTCATTATGAAACTCGGTATGTTATTGAATGGAACTATTGCTGTTTTACTAGGAGATTATCAATTTTCCTATACGAGTTTAGCTCCCTTACTAACCAACAATCTCATCTTACATGCGATGGCGCAAAGGATAGATATATTCGCTATTTGGTACTACATTGTTTTAGGAATTGGATTATATATTTTAACTGGATTACATAAAAGGAAAATTATCATACTTGTTATTATATTGTTTATAATTACTACCGCTTTAATGAGCATAGGTGGGATTATGCAGGAGATTATGAAGCCATCAATGTAA